From the genome of Clarias gariepinus isolate MV-2021 ecotype Netherlands chromosome 28, CGAR_prim_01v2, whole genome shotgun sequence, one region includes:
- the LOC128516076 gene encoding C-type lectin domain family 6 member A-like produces MDSHGHSTTETEDDVYVNTEEWHPKSKKCPDASEQTELKGNMKTVKLFISVFGLLVILGALSTLCAVGVLYYNKVLSYKSLSEKYANVTATLMMQENNTKANQNRQCKDEWKSLGLKCYYFSTEKLNWAKSKDYCVEKGGHLVIITSQAEQSSVSSQIKKSHWIGLNDLETEGKWMWVNNQPLKNTDVKFWYISPKGLNEPDNWKKEDPSGENCAALGHENGSFHKWFDASCRKLKLFICEK; encoded by the exons ATGGATAGTCACGGTCATTCGACAACAG AAACAGAGGATGATGTTTATGTGAATACAGAGGAGTGGCATCCAAAGTCCAAAAAATGtccag ATGCCTCTGAGCAAACTGAGTTGAAAGGCAACATGAAAACAGTTAAGCTCTTCATATCTGTTTTTGGCCTCCTTGTAATACTTGGTGCTTTATCAACACTCTGTGCTGTAGGAGTCTTGT ATTACAATAAAGTGCTGTCATATAAGTCATTAAGTGAGAAGTATGCTAATGTTACAGCAACATTGATGATGCAAGAGAACAACACCAAGG CAAATCAAAACAGACAATGTAAGGATGAATGGAAGTCTCTTGGGTTAAAGTGTTACTACTTCTCCACTGAGAAACTGAACTGGGCGAAGAGTAAAGATTACTGCGTGGAGAAAGGAGGACACCTGGTAATTATAACCAGCCAAGCCGAACAG AGTTCTGTATCTtcacaaattaaaaaatcacaCTGGATTGGCCTGAATGACTTGGAAACTGAAGGAAAATGGATGTGGGTGAACAATCAGCCCTTAAAGAATACAGATGTAAA GTTCTGGTACATTTCACCAAAGGGATTAAATGAGCCTGATAACTGGAAAAAAGAGGACCCTTCTGGAGAGAACTGTGCTGCTCTGGGGCACGAGAATGGTTCCTTTCACAAATGGTTTGATGCTTCTTGTCGTAAACTAAAACTATTCATTTGTGAAAAGTAA
- the LOC128515917 gene encoding C-type lectin domain family 6 member A-like isoform X1, with product MENTYKNFELSKMDSTENCQLTKVAETEDDVYVNTLQLFPVPKTRPVSTSFNYKIIISALALLMLGALTSLCAVVILYHNKVLFTEKLSEKYENVTATLTVLEHKAKETAQLYDMLKVKHQQVHDRLSACSANQKCTLCEKPLGLKCYYVSTEKLSWTQSRDYCVEKGGHLVIITSQAEQDFVSSQIKETHWIGLNDLETEGEWMWVNNQPLNETSVTFWYDEGPHEPDNWKVQDPSGENCAALGDENGNTHKWFDASCHKLKKCICEK from the exons atggaaaacacttACAAAAACTTTGAGCTCTCCAAAATGGATAGCACTGAAAACTGTCAATTGACAAAAG TGGCAGAAACAGAGGATGATGTTTATGTGAATACACTGCAGCTGTTTCCCGTGCCCAAAACTCGACCAG TTTCAACTTCATTTAATTACAAGATCATTATATCTGCTCTCGCTCTCCTAATGCTTGGTGCTTTAACATCACTCTGTGCTGTAGTGATCTTGT ATCACAATAAAGTTCTTTTCACTGAGAAATTGAGTGAAAAGTATGAAAACGTTACAGCCACACTGACGGTGCTTGAACACAAAGCCAAGG AAACAGCACAGCTGTATGATATGCTGAAGGTGAAGCATCAGCAAGTTCATGATCGTCTCTCTGCATGCAGTG cTAATCAAAAGTGTACACTTTGTGAGAAGCCTCTTGGGTTAAAGTGTTACTACGTCTCCACTGAGAAACTGAGCTGGACACAGAGTAGAGATTACTGTGTAGAGAAAGGAGGACATCTGGTGATTATAACCAGCCAAGCTGAACAG GATTTTGTATCTTCACAAATTAAAGAAACACACTGGATCGGTCTGAATGACCTGGAGACTGAGGGAGAGTGGATGTGGGTAAACAACCAACCCTTAAATGAGACGAGCGTAAC GTTCTGGTATGATGAAGGACCACATGAGCCTGATAACTGGAAAGTTCAGGACCCTTCTGGGGAGAACTGTGCTGCTCTGGGTGATGAAAATGGCAACACACACAAGTGGTTTGATGCTTCTTGTCATAAACTGAAAAAGTGCATTtgtgaaaagtaa
- the LOC128515917 gene encoding C-type lectin domain family 4 member E-like isoform X2: protein MENTYKNFELSKMDSTENCQLTKVAETEDDVYVNTLQLFPVPKTRPDHNKVLFTEKLSEKYENVTATLTVLEHKAKETAQLYDMLKVKHQQVHDRLSACSANQKCTLCEKPLGLKCYYVSTEKLSWTQSRDYCVEKGGHLVIITSQAEQDFVSSQIKETHWIGLNDLETEGEWMWVNNQPLNETSVTFWYDEGPHEPDNWKVQDPSGENCAALGDENGNTHKWFDASCHKLKKCICEK from the exons atggaaaacacttACAAAAACTTTGAGCTCTCCAAAATGGATAGCACTGAAAACTGTCAATTGACAAAAG TGGCAGAAACAGAGGATGATGTTTATGTGAATACACTGCAGCTGTTTCCCGTGCCCAAAACTCGACCAG ATCACAATAAAGTTCTTTTCACTGAGAAATTGAGTGAAAAGTATGAAAACGTTACAGCCACACTGACGGTGCTTGAACACAAAGCCAAGG AAACAGCACAGCTGTATGATATGCTGAAGGTGAAGCATCAGCAAGTTCATGATCGTCTCTCTGCATGCAGTG cTAATCAAAAGTGTACACTTTGTGAGAAGCCTCTTGGGTTAAAGTGTTACTACGTCTCCACTGAGAAACTGAGCTGGACACAGAGTAGAGATTACTGTGTAGAGAAAGGAGGACATCTGGTGATTATAACCAGCCAAGCTGAACAG GATTTTGTATCTTCACAAATTAAAGAAACACACTGGATCGGTCTGAATGACCTGGAGACTGAGGGAGAGTGGATGTGGGTAAACAACCAACCCTTAAATGAGACGAGCGTAAC GTTCTGGTATGATGAAGGACCACATGAGCCTGATAACTGGAAAGTTCAGGACCCTTCTGGGGAGAACTGTGCTGCTCTGGGTGATGAAAATGGCAACACACACAAGTGGTTTGATGCTTCTTGTCATAAACTGAAAAAGTGCATTtgtgaaaagtaa